GTTGCTTCAGTGTCCCAAGTAATACTTATCACCTAAAGAAAGAGGCACCTTTTTAAGACTGAGTCAGATTAGTGTTGCTGAATATTAATTACTGTTCAGGTATACTTTAAAGAGCCAATGACTACagtgttattttatttctttactaaTAAAATGCGTGTCCACTGTGTATTTATTGGTATTACCATCGTAATTAGGTATTACTCAGATAATTTTTAgaagttgaatttttttcaactcatttgtatacttctaattttaaatttgtttcataaatataaatattataataagtGATGTACAATAACAGGTTTTCTGTGCATAGATTATACTGACCTGGCAAGgcttctggttttgttttcattccagtttttaaatatttggctgaaaaatatcttcaaaagCTTAAACAACAAATAGCTGAGAATCCAGAATCAATGCATTCAAGTAGTAACAAAATTGGTAAGTACCCAGAAAGTTTTAGCCCCATGTTTACCTGGcaaatttattttccattcatTATCATATTTACCTTAAAGGATACAGTATgctcatttctttaaagaaatgtgagATTATTAGGAGTATCAGCTCTCTTATTAAAGGTATATTGAGTTAAAAGATTTTACCTGAGGAATTTTCTAAAGGTCTCTCCTATTTGACTTGACAGTTGCCCTGTCTCGGcaccttttccctttcctgccGCCTTGCTTAGTACCCAGCCTGATTTTAGCATGCGATGCCAGCAGAGTGTCGTGCTCGCCAGGGAGCAGGGACCACCTGCCCGTGTCTTGACTTTGGACAGTGGGTTTCTGGGAGGGCAGGTACTAGTCCTGTCCTAAGGACCCTTGCCTGCACCCCACCTACACATTCACGTACGGCATTTTCCTGACCTGTTTTAACTTTTCTTACTTCACCTTTTTTATTGCCTGTGTTCCTACTGTCAGACCCCGCACGTGCGCCGACCCATGCCCGGGCTGTAGTGCCAAGCTGCTGTCGTGTCTGGTCTCCTGGGCCCACCCTGTCTCCTCCAGTCTGCTGAGTAGAACCCTTTGCTAGATCCTGGTTGTGCAGCACATTGAGTGCAGGCTCACCACATCCCAGCATTTGAAGACCGTGTGGGCCATCCTTCCTGCGCAGCCTCATGCCCCCTTCCATCACATACCTTGTTTACTGTTCCACTGAAGGCCCGCTGTTtcttgagtcttctcttgtgctcaTGTTGGCTCTTCCATCAAGAATGGCCTCCCCTTCCCATCTTCTGTCTGGAACTGTGCATCCTTCGAGGTCTGTGTCCAAAGCTCTTGACTCTGGCTGGAGCACGGCCTTCACTTCTCTTAAACAATCAGAGACCTGAGTGCAGGGTATGTCCAGGGCCCAGTCCCTCCTTCCTGTCGTTTGTCCTTTCTTACGAGTTAGATGTGGTTGACCCTTCCTTTGAGCTCTCTGTGGGACGTCGCGTCTCTTTTATGACACCTAACGTCGTGTCCTGCAGCATCGCTGCACCCCTCAGAGTGTAAGCCCCTTGGGCACGAACAGTCTTGGCTGTCATGGTATTGCCCAAAGTGTCTGTGCAGAGTCTTGTGTATCACGGATGGTAAATAGCTCATGGATTGGAGATTACATTGTGGGACCCTCATAGTGCAAAATGAAAACTGTAACAGTTGAAAGTTTTTCTTTAGTTCATCCCTTTTGTCTGCTCATCACTTTGAGGATCTGCAGACCATTTTGCCATTGTTTTAGCCTGGACAGAAACATCTGCCATCACTGCCAGCTCTTACATGTGTGGCGTCTTTATTAATATGACTTATAACAAGACAGATGCTATTGAGGAAGTTCTATGATGTGAAGTTAGTAAGTGAAGCTATTAAAGTGATCATACagatttcaaatttcaaaaactgATTGTTACCGAAAAGAGGCAGAGGGATGTGCAGAGAGTGTCGCCTCTGGGCAGTAGAGGCAGGAAGGCCTCCATGCGCTCTTGACCCCACGTGTGTGTCCCGCGGTGCCGTGGGGCTCTGAGGCACTGAGGGGGAGAGACTTCACTGCCACCCTCCTGGTTCTTATTGAACTTGAACTCTCTTATTGTCTATTAAAAATAGATGAAGTGAAAACAAAAGCTTCATATTGTAAATACTTGCAAACGTGGCTAATTTACTAAGAAGCCGGGAGCACAGCCTAGTAGGTGAGCCTGCAGTCCGTCAGTGTCAACATCTGTATCGTCCCTCACTTTTTCCAGGGGTCTTTAGCACGTCTGCTGGGAGTCACTTGGGTCAGAATTCAAGTACCCTCAATGGTGGAGATGTCATCAACCTCAGGCCCAACAGACAGAGGACCAAGAAAAACCGAAATCCTTTCAGCAGCTGTAGCATACCCTAACAGGcctcagggaggaggaaatggaattaCATTGTGCAGTAAGACACGTCCAGCTATCACAGTATGTTACACGATGTTTCGCAGACTTTGCACCTAATCGGCTGTCTGAAAATTGACAGACTTAAACATTATTCTGCAGTGCTTTTCAGAATGGAGCAAGATCTCTGAAAAATTACTGCCCTGTggactcattttaatttttttacattagacgAAGCTTCTCCTGTTATTCAAGGAACGATATAAGAAACATCAAAAACAGGTTTTGCtgaatttgaaatgcagaaacaCATAAATGAAATGCCTAAATATATTGGTATAGATTTTAATATTAGGGGTCAAGGAAAGATAGCAGGCgttctttttctgaaattggTCATCTAGCTTTTCTGGGAAATAATATTGACTCTGAATACTTACAAGAATAATATTGAAAGGCAAGCCCTAATCTTGCCAGACTGCATTAGTGTGTACTTTATGATGTTAGTTGTGCGATGTCTGTATATGTGGAACATGGAGGTGTGTGCACACAGATCCCTGGTTCTGGAGTAAAGGAAGGTATGTGCAGTGTTTAAGGAAACATGGAATCTAACTTGTTCATTCATGAAACCATTTACACACTTACGTGTATGTTCtaagttttaattttcaaatgagaaattcCAGATAGATATTTTGCAAAATGAGGTTGACTTTAAAAAGTGCTTTGTGCCAAAAATCTCATACCTAATTCTCAGTGCTTTACTAGAATTTATACTGTTGGTAATCTCTTTTAAAAGCAGCTTTCCTCTCTAACAGGGTAGATGAAAGAGGCGTGTAAGTGCATTAGTGCTGGAGCCCCTCCCAGGTGGGCCTGGTCACGGGATCTTTTCCACGTCCCTGCACGTGGGTGGTGGGCTCGAGCTGGCGGCTGCAGGACCCCTGCCCTGGGCAGCGTGGCCACCCCACGCCTGGGGCCTTTTGCTGTTGACAACACAATTCTGAACTTTTAGGATTATACTAGCAGTTTTTTTAAACATAcaagaggtgattttttttttgtcttaaaccACATTACCGATTTTATAATGCCCTGCAACTCTAAAGCTTCTTTTTGTTTAcacatttttatatgtttttttcaggttataattttaaaatttctataatcTTCAGTTTGTATAGAACTTTCTCAAGAGCTCTGTCAGCACCAAATACAAAGTAATTGTGGCAGAGCATACATTTTGTGATTTGGACAGTAGCTTTCCAGTGCAGATAAATAATTGCATGAACTGTACTAAAAGTGGTTATCATTCATCGATGACTTGTTTTTAACCCCTTGCAAcatatacctggtctttacaggatttaaaaatatgtgaaataacTTTTCTTAGAAAGTGTGtcacatttttaattatttgtactAAATGCATAATGTCTTATAtattccttttatatgttttctctttttttaaagtctgccATCTGCACCACCCTCATCCCCCTGTCCAGATTAATGTTGAGAACAGAATAGAATTTTTTAGGACATGTCTTTAAATGGTCAGGAGTGAATGTTTGCTTTTCATAATATTGAAATAATCGGGCATTATCTATTTCAAAGTaatataaaatctttatttttatgtcaCCAGTTGTCACCACTCCCACTGCTGGCAGTGGGGTAGGTGTTGGGAGAAAACCCTGTTCCTGACGTTGGGTGCCCACTGGCAATTCATCTTCCCTTTTCTACTCTCTGGAAATACAGTCCCTTTAATTTTtgcacaaaatatatttttcagcaaACAGTCTTTATAGCAGAAAAATCATGAGATATAAAATGTTGTAGTTCTATTTCACATTAATTAAATGTATGTGGGTAGAAGtttgttatttttctatataaaaaatGTACTCTCTGATGATGGTTGCAGTTCCCTTGATATCTGTAATATAATCttatgtagttttatttttttaaggagaacTGGGATCTTGGTTACacgtttgaatttttaatttgcaattctgtATTTTACCTAACCATAATTggttaatttaaataattaaataggcCCCCAAATCAGTCTCAAGTTACTTTCTCAGTTTGTAAAACCTTCAAAACTGACACTAAATTTTTTTGCTGAGacctttaattcttttaaataacTACTAATTTCTGAACCGTGGCTGCTAAAGAAATAAGGCCCCAGGACACTGTGCATCTGTGCACTGATACACTTTTCTACATCGTGGCTGGTCCTCTGCTGCGGTGTGGTTGCCTTGTCTCAGAATGCTCAggattccttttcctctttcagtCTGCCTGTTGAATTAATAGCATATAGAATAGCCCACATGAAGCAACAGAATTATATTACATCAAGCGAAATGGTTTCCTTTTTATCTGCCCAAAGCTGACAACACTCGTGTACTTCTTCAAAACCGAGTGAAACTAACATTACCAAGAAGAGCCCGTCCCACCGTGGCCTGAGCGCACGCTGATCTGGGTGTCCCCGGAGCTGGCAGTGCCGTGCGTGGGCAGGATCACTGAAGGGCCCCTCTGTGCCCGGAGTCCAGGCTGGGCTCTCCTCTGAGATCCTGGACTTGGCTGCAGGACCTGACATCCCAACTTAAAGACTGTCAGattcttgcctccttttaaaCACCTTTCAAATAGTTGGTAACTTGCTGAGGTCCTTCCGTCACTAGGGTGTGTTTTTCTGGAAACAAAATGAACTGATCGGTGAAAATCTGTCCCACGGGCAGTCATCTGGTGAACAAGGCAGTCCTGGGCTGAACTGGCGTGAATGGGAAGGGGAGGATTCCCAGATGCTGAGAGTCTATGAGAACTTGAGGAAAACCTGGTTGTCTGCTGATAAAGAAAAAGATGGAACAGAAAATCTTTTATCTCGTAGTGAACCTGATGATAGCAAATGAGCTTGACAAATCAAGAGACTTTGCTAGTTATCATTAAGAATTAATGTCTCCCATGAGAAGAGACATTTACATAAGGTGGACTTGGGCTGGCATTGAAACTACCATGAATGTCCTCAGAGTGTAACTGCTTTTTATGAaaagacatataaatatataaaaccagTCTGGAGCttgagtgttttttttcccccagtgtgaAAAAGTACCTACCTTTTAATGAAAACTGAATGTGATGTATTCGTCTTGAAGTATTTGGGGAAGGGGACGTGTGTGTATCAGTAAGCACTAGCAGATAGTCTATAGTTGCACTAAAAGAATCAATACACTGGTTATCCTTGTTAGTGAACAAAATGCAATCTAAATAAAGGTATTTCATATGTAATATTAGGAAAAATGCTCAATGCTGAAAAGTTTTCAGTGAAACAGCTACTTTTTAATTATTGAAGACATATAAATTGATATCTCCCATACAAAAAACTTTGGAAACATATCAAGCCATGAAAATGCATACACCCTTTGACTCAGTAAAACCAGTTGCTAGcaatttatataaagaaaatcggaaacaaaagaagggaaaagctcgGTGTGCGTAAATCTGTTGCATTGATAAGCAACAAACTGGAAACCACCTAAACGTTCAGTAAGTGGAATGGGAGGCAATTGTATAACTACACGGGATAATGGTTTTTAAGTTGAGAATTAAAAGCAAACTTTAAaacagcatttttctttttaaaggcaaaTTACAACAtcgtatttctctaatgattaaaactttaaagaaatgatGCATTTTGAAATAGAAAGTGATGAAGTAGTAGAGTGGCAAAATCAGAGGCGGAGTCTCCCATCTTATGTCATGTTTTCACATCTTACCAAGAAATGCATATTAGGAGTTGCGTAAGTCTTTAAGTTCAAAATAATTTGATACAGATGACTAAAAACCTGCTGAATGAAGGTGATGTGATGTAGCAAAGGTTCCCTCCCATCCCTCCAAGCTCACTGCCGGGCTCACAGCAGAGGCGCAGTCAGTCACTGTGTGGCTGCTTTAGGGACAGGCTGGCTGGTCAGCCGAAAGCCCTGTGTGCCCACGTGTCTGTAGACAAAGTCCAGGAGATAACCATAATGCGTCTGCTCCGAGCCAAGCACTTGTTTCCCCACATGCTGTTATCCACagaatagtaaaatatatatataggaggTGCTAGATCCTAGTAGAAGACAAGAATTCAATCTAAAAACTTCTAGAAAGGTaatcaaaatatttctaattttgttattcACAAAACTAACAACACTGAGATATTTTGTTCTTCAGAAATAACTATCAGTATCAAATGAATTATATATGACATACACAACTATTATCATTTAAGATAGTTCTTTATCATTTTTACATGATTGTTTATAAGGACTGTTAGGTTTGAACACTAGTTGAATCTGGCTTCAGCGTTCTGCTGCAGCGTTTTGGAAGCAGCTCCTTTAGAATGCTCCAGCAGCTTGATGGCCTTGTCAGCGTTTTCAATGTTCCTAAGCAGGGTCTCTAGTCGTCTCTTAATTTTCTTCTGGTCCTCGAGAGCGCAGCCGATCACGATGGACTGGAACTTCTGGTCCACCGGCCCCGCAGGCACCTCGGAGGAACACGCGCTGTACAGCGACATCAGGTGACTCCGGGCGTTTCCCAGGTCATCCAGAAACTTGCTGACCACCTCATCGATGATCCGCGTGGCGTGCTTGAGGGACTCCTGCTGCTGGGGACTCCTAATTGTTTCTACTGAAACCTCCACAGTCAGGGTTCGTCCCATCAGACGGTTCGCAGTCAGATTTAATTCTTCTCGTTCTCCTAATcataaaaagtttgaaatatgaaTCAATATGAGACACACCTACATCTATGTCAGGAACACTAAGGCATTTGTGTGTGGTTAAATCTAGCCTGCGAGCACCTATACATGTCTTAAAGGTATATACTGTTAGCAATAAGATTAACTTAGGATGccagggaagactgagggcaagaggagagagaggagggcgagagaggatgagacggctggatgatatcactgactcagtggacaggagtctgagcaaactcagggaga
This genomic interval from Bos taurus isolate L1 Dominette 01449 registration number 42190680 breed Hereford chromosome 23, ARS-UCD2.0, whole genome shotgun sequence contains the following:
- the BAG2 gene encoding BAG family molecular chaperone regulator 2, coding for MAQARISAKANEGRFCRSSSMADRSSRLLESLDQLELRVEALREAATAVEQEKEVLLEMIHSIQNSQDMRQISDGEREELNLTANRLMGRTLTVEVSVETIRSPQQQESLKHATRIIDEVVSKFLDDLGNARSHLMSLYSACSSEVPAGPVDQKFQSIVIGCALEDQKKIKRRLETLLRNIENADKAIKLLEHSKGAASKTLQQNAEARFN